The Bacteroidales bacterium genome window below encodes:
- a CDS encoding aromatic amino acid hydroxylase, whose amino-acid sequence MEMNEVVARLPKHLMSLIIDQPYNDYTWQDHAVWRYVMRQNVEYLSKVAHGSYIDGLKRTGISLDLIPHMYGMNRILKEIGWAAVAVDGFIPPSAFMEFQAYNVLVIAADIRPVSHIEYTPAPDIIHEAAGHAPIIADPTYSAYLRKFGEIGAKAFSSAKDYQQYEAIRHLSILKADPYTPKSVIEKAETFLHEIEKNLGHPSEMALLRNLHWWTVEYGLIGDLRKPKIYGAGLLSSIGESYSCLKDDVLKLPYSIEAVNYSFDITKPQPQLFVTPNFDHLTEVLNQFSGFMAFRRGGLYGLNQAINSENIATCEYSSGLQVSGIFSEVIAEGVQPVYLKTNTPTQLSYKNHQLAGHDKGYHAHGFGSPVGKFRDTEIPPEFLSYNELVAMGIETGKPVQIEFASGVKVTGQLENILIKENSNLIFSFTDCMVVYRDQVLFKPEWGKFDMAVGSSISSAYSGPADPDMFGYAYPVPHEKTHKIKHSAEALKLHQFYGDLRKLRESGSTDPDLTGIWKSVSQNYPDEWLLPMEILELATKFAFNELSEEIHSYLIRKQHENSSLVNLISNGLSLIGN is encoded by the coding sequence ATGGAAATGAACGAAGTCGTGGCCAGGTTGCCAAAACACCTGATGAGTCTGATCATTGACCAACCTTATAATGACTATACCTGGCAGGATCATGCCGTGTGGCGCTATGTGATGCGTCAAAATGTGGAATATTTGAGCAAGGTTGCACATGGTTCCTATATTGATGGCTTAAAACGTACTGGAATCAGTCTTGATCTGATACCTCACATGTATGGAATGAACAGGATACTGAAGGAAATCGGTTGGGCAGCAGTGGCAGTTGACGGCTTTATTCCTCCTTCAGCTTTTATGGAATTTCAGGCTTACAATGTCCTGGTCATAGCTGCCGATATTCGGCCCGTTAGCCATATCGAATACACACCTGCGCCCGATATTATTCACGAGGCCGCCGGACATGCCCCCATCATTGCCGATCCAACCTACTCTGCCTACCTGCGGAAGTTTGGCGAAATCGGAGCGAAAGCTTTTTCGTCAGCTAAAGATTATCAGCAATACGAAGCCATCAGGCATTTATCTATACTTAAGGCTGATCCTTATACGCCAAAATCTGTGATTGAGAAAGCGGAAACTTTTCTTCATGAAATTGAGAAAAACCTTGGCCATCCTTCTGAAATGGCACTCCTTCGGAATTTACATTGGTGGACGGTTGAGTATGGCTTGATTGGCGATCTGAGAAAACCAAAAATTTATGGAGCTGGATTACTTTCCTCAATCGGTGAAAGTTATAGTTGCCTGAAAGATGATGTGCTCAAGTTGCCTTACTCGATCGAGGCTGTGAATTATAGTTTCGATATTACCAAACCTCAGCCACAACTATTTGTAACACCAAACTTCGACCATCTTACAGAGGTACTTAACCAGTTTTCAGGTTTTATGGCATTCCGCAGGGGAGGACTTTATGGGTTAAATCAGGCAATTAATTCCGAAAATATTGCAACCTGCGAGTACAGTTCCGGGCTTCAGGTATCAGGGATATTCAGCGAAGTGATTGCTGAAGGAGTTCAGCCGGTCTATCTGAAAACAAACACGCCAACGCAGTTGAGTTACAAGAATCATCAACTTGCAGGACATGATAAAGGGTATCACGCGCATGGGTTTGGTTCACCCGTGGGAAAATTTAGGGACACAGAAATTCCACCGGAGTTCCTCTCGTACAATGAATTGGTGGCCATGGGCATCGAAACCGGAAAACCGGTTCAAATTGAATTTGCTTCAGGTGTGAAAGTTACCGGCCAGCTTGAGAATATTTTGATCAAAGAAAATTCTAACCTGATTTTTTCATTCACCGACTGCATGGTGGTTTACAGAGATCAGGTTTTATTCAAACCGGAATGGGGTAAGTTTGATATGGCTGTTGGAAGTTCAATCAGTTCTGCCTATTCCGGCCCTGCCGATCCTGATATGTTTGGTTATGCATACCCGGTTCCACATGAAAAGACCCATAAAATCAAGCATTCGGCCGAAGCGTTGAAATTACATCAGTTCTATGGCGACCTGAGAAAGTTAAGGGAAAGTGGATCAACTGATCCCGATCTTACCGGCATCTGGAAGTCGGTAAGTCAAAATTATCCTGATGAATGGCTTCTTCCAATGGAAATTCTCGAGTTGGCAACCAAATTTGCTTTTAATGAACTTTCAGAAGAAATTCACTCCTATTTAATCAGAAAGCAGCATGAAAATAGCAGCCTGGTTAATTTGATCAGCAATGGACTAAGTCTGATAGGAAATTAA